The Oryza glaberrima chromosome 5, OglaRS2, whole genome shotgun sequence DNA segment taattaattttataaaacctaTATTTTGGCCCTATTTTTGGTATGGAGGATTTTTCAGAGTTGAATGTACCTACCTTATCTTTGAAACAACTTAAATGTATCTACCTGCATAGCTGACCACCCTTAACATCATATGCAGTACTTCgcaaataattaaaaatgtgCTTCTTTCAACTAATATGTCAATTTTCCAGGCAAAGATAAATCAATATCCCAATTTCCTGCTTGAATTAATGCAACTATGCAAAAGTaatgataataaaaaataagaaacaaaAATTCAAGAAATACCATTGATAATCACTTAATTTCGAGAAATATCATCGATAAGTACGGGTTCTATGAAATGCCATTGTACAAACAATTTTGTTTCAGAAATACCACCAATATCAGGGTTTCAATTCGTTAGCAGTCTTACATTAAGTGTTATAAGATGAACAGTGCATTTAACGACACATGATGGATGGAACCCTAACAACGATAATGTTTGGAACAAAATCGCTTGTACGATGACATTTTATAGAACTTGCACTCGTCGATGATATTTATTGGATTTGGGTATTTGTTAATggtattttttggattttctcataaaaaaaatcggtTAACATGGAGCAAACTGAAAGGTGCATTCAGTATTCGAGTGGGATTCTCTGCAGTATTCACAAAAAGaacatttataatttattgttaCCGTGGTCATATAGAATTCTCTACCTTTCCAACGTCAAAagagacacatgcatggatgattaattTGCAAATTAAAGGTGTTATTAATTGTCTCGAGACTTTCGTCTTGTGGTAGTAATAGGCTAATAGCTTAGGTCAAATAATCACTGGAAAAGTGAAGTGGAATTCACCTGGTCTCTGGCGCTGGCCTTGTTGTACTTGGAGTCCTTGTTGCTGGACGTGTACACGGACAGGAAGCCCCGGTGCACGATGGCGCGCgggttcgcggcggcggcggcgcccagcaCCGGCGCGGCGGGCACCGGCGTGAAGTCGAAGTCGTTGACCCACTCCAGGCTCTCCACCGTGCCGCGCCACGCCACGACGATGTCGCGCCGCCCGAGCGCCGCGACGCCCTCGTCCGTCGCCACGGCGACGTACCCCATCCAGTTGGACTCCCTCGACcacgccggcggcagcagcgacggcagcggcagcagcaggaacGCCTCCGGGACGGGGAGCCCCGACGTGGCGTAGACGAACTTGGTCACCGCGTagctgccggcggcggacgcgcccgccgcggcgaggaggtcgccgTGGCCGTACACGCACGCGCCGGCGTGCGGCGAGCGCCTCTCCCGGTTGAAGGAGTCGTAGGTGGCCTGCACGAGCTCGCCATAGGAGAGGATGGAGGAGCGGAGGTCGAGGTCGAGCGGGTCGAGGAGGCCATTCCACGAGTCCTGCCCATGGAGCTCGCGCCACCTGTCGGCGATGCCTCCAAgcatcggcgacgacgacatggccCGGCTGGTGTTTTGTTGCTTGCAGCTacgttgggttttttttggcgACTTGCTAGGATAGCTAAAGCTAAATCTTATGCTTTGTTCGTTTCTGCTTTGGCGCGTGTGTGTATTTATATAGGTCGTTTCGATGTGGTCGATGCTGATCGACGTAGCCTTGTATtcctgtaatttttttagatatactaactccgtttcacgatgtaagattttctagcattgtccatattcatatagatactaatgaatctagacattattatataaatattcattagcatctatataaatatgaacaatgttagaaagtcttacattgtgaaacggaggaaataccTTATATAACTTGAACTACTATAActtattactctctccgttcttaaatatttgacgctgttgagttttttaaatatatttgatctttcgtcttattcaaaaatttttgtgaaatatgtaaaactatatatatacataaaagtatatctaacaatgaatcaaatgataggaaaagaattaataattacttaaatttttttaataagacgaacagttaaacatgtttaaaaaagtcaacggcgtcaaatatttagggacggagggagtaacttataTGGCTATATACATTTACATGCCTCTaagaaatttacttaaaaaccTGCTATTGGACACTTCCATTTTCACATTTTGATCGTTCAGCAAAATATTTGCAAATGCTAGAAATTATGCTATATTGTTAAAACGTGTATATAGGAAAAACTTATATTAAGCAGTCTAAGGTGAAAATAATTACTGTTAGTTACTTGAGAACGAAGTATATAAGCCAAAATAAGATTGTCACAGAACTGCGTGCATACATGCACTGTGCAGGACATATACTCTTATATATGCATGAGTTCGATCAAATATAGTTTAACTCTGTCGTACATAACCACACATACATGTGCATGATACTACTAAATTAACGTACTAATTAAACTGATCATGCATTTTTGGCTTTGTCTGGCGTCCGGTACTCCGGTTTGCACGAGCTGGACTCCGATCAAACGTCACAGCCGGTGTTAGCTAGGCGTGTGCGTACGCGGTCTTTCTATCTAACAAGCGATATATCCTACGTGCACTCGTTTGCCACACTGGCTAAGAATTACGCGTGTTCCTCTGCCAGATCGCACTGTGTTTATTTCAGTTTATGATCCACTGTCATCGTGGATAAACACTAACAGGGGATGCACACTGAATTTTAATTTGTAAATAACCAATGCAAATAGAGTCGTCGATGGCTACTAGCTGTTCTCGGTCAAGGAATATATCGGTTTGATTCTTGTCGTCGCTCATAGGTTGTGATGCTAGTAGCAACCTGACTTTGATTTTGTGGTTGGCAAGTGTTGCAATCATGTGCCCCTTTTATTAGTATTTACTTTCTTGATGAACTTAACTTTGCAGTTCTCTGGTTTCAGTAAGAAGAGGCAAAAACCGATGGTAATTCGAGGCATATCCCAGCTAGCAACTAGGCAACTGGCCATGGCCAGCATTGGTGTGTACATGGTCAGTGAGTTTGTCACTTGATTGCGTGCAAGCTTTAGTTGCTTGTGGCCACGAAATTCTGACCATTTTCTTGCTCATGTTCTCTTCTTGTGTATTGTAGATATATAGACAGGCTCAGCAAAAATAAATGTCCGTTTCCTCTCAATGGCGAATGAAAATCGCTTACTACCTATCCATCGCTCTCAAGCGTACGTGCAGCATGGGCATAAATAAATCAACGAAATCAATGCTCCAACAGATATTGATATCAATGGAATCAAGCATCCAACAGAGGTTGATATTATCATAGGGGTTTTACTTATTCAGGAGGAGTTATTGATTCCAGTACGGGTAACAAGGATAAAAGACAGTGAGAGTAGCACATTCCAACTGTTTCTGACCACTGAAAACGACCACACATCCAACGTTGGACAGGATCAggattacccccccccccccccttttcaaaaaaaaaacacaatcctACCTACGAACCTGGACACATGTGTATCTTGGTTCATTGCTAAgagttatcttttttttggacggagtagTACATATTAGTGTAAGAGAACGGCTAGACAACGGGATTTCGTTTCAACGGGATAAGTGTTGATGTCACCTCCCCCGCATCTAGCGCTCCGTCGCTCCCAACTAACATGTCTGAACCCAAGTCGCACATGCCGCTCCACGTCAAACATGCGCTATTCCGTGTTCCCACTAGTGCAAGTGCCCTAGCTTGACCGATCTACGTGCATATTAAATGGGTCTCAACGACtaggtctcttttttttttgagaaaccgAGAGATTTATACTACCAAACCAGCAGAATCGCTGGATACCAGCCGTTACAGACCAGGCGGGCAGCCTGCCCAGGAAGACACGGTCTGGAGATTACAGCCATATGCGGCAAGCTCATGCGCCACCTTATTACAACTCCGGGGCGAGTAGCTAATAGAGAAGGAATGAAAACAGctcaaaactacatgtttaatcTCAAGAATCACTCCTATTAGATATAATCATGTGTAAGCATAACAACCTGGCCGTATCGATCTTATCTTAGCTGATAGATAATGATTGTAATCAGGATTAGTTAGAGAGATATTAGCCAAGGTTGTTATGATCCTGTAAAGCCATGTTGCCGGCTATTGGCAACCATTTAAATATATGCGGGCGCACCAAGATCGGTGACGACACCGCTTCCTGCACCTTTGTTTCCtttcatggtatcagagcaccaCAAACTCCTTTCAATCCAATCTATCAATGGCAAGTTCGTCCCAGTCTTCGGCCTCAGGTTCCCTCGGAGGAATCACGGTCACGGAGAAGTTGAGCAAGGGAAACTACCTGATCTGGAAGGTTTAGGTTCTCGCCGTCATCCGAGGAGCACGCCTCGACGGCTACCTCACCGGTGCCACAAAGAAGCCGTCGGCGACCATCATCATCAAGAAAAATGAGAAGGAGGTTGAGGTCTCCAACCCGGCGGTCGATGAATGGATCGCCAATGATCAGCAGGTACTAGGTTATCTGCTAACCACTATGAGTAGAGATGTTCTCTCCCAGGTGGCTACATGCAGCAGTGCTGCATCTCTCTGGAGCACGATCGAAGGGATGTTCTCTTCGGCAACAAGGGCGCGCTCCATCAACACCAAGATCGCACTGACGAACACGAAGAAGGGCGACCTCGGCATTGCTGAATATGTCAGCAAGATGAGGGCGCTGGCCGACGAGCTGGCGACTTCCGGCAAGCCCGTTGATGAAGAAGACCTGATCTCGTATATAATTGCGGGATTAGATGAAGATTTCGAGCCCATCATCTCCTCCCTGGTGTCCAAATCTGAGCATGTAAGCCTAGGAGAGGCTTACTCACAGCTGCTCAGCTTTGAGCAGCGCATGAAGATGCGCCAGGAACACTCGGCCAATCTCGCCAACAGAGGGCGTGGCCGCGGCAATCCAGGAAGGGGCCGCAACAatcagcagccgcagcagcagcaacacggCCGTGGAGGAAACAGCTGCGGCAGAGGACGCGGCAACAACTCCAACCAGCGACAAGGAGGCAATGGCGTTGATAATCGCCCCAAGTGCCAACTTTGTTACAAAAGGGGGCACACCGTGATTGATTGCTGGTACAGGTATGATGAGGATTTTGTTCCTGATGAGAAATATGCAGGCACAACAGCATCCTATGGAGTAGATTCAAATTGGTATGTAGACACCGGCACTACGGACCATGTCACCGGGGAACTTGAGAAGTTGACCATCCGGGACAAATACAAGGGCTAGGACCAAGTGCAAACTGCAAACGGCGCAGGTATGGTAATCACTCACATAGGTCATTCAGTTGTTAACACCCCATCACGTCCCCTTGAAAAACATTCTATATGTTCCCAATGCTAGTAAAAACTTGATTTCAGCCTATCGTCTTATGGTTGACAATGCAACCTACTTTGAACTGTAATCTaaacatttttctttcaaagATCAGGCCACAAAGGAGATGCTTCTTAGAGGACGCTGTCGTGGCCGGCTGTTCCCGCTTCCATCTTCATCGCTTTCGACTCAACAAGACAAGGAAGCACTAGCAGCCACCACACCGTCCCTTGAGCGATGGCATTGCCGCTTTGGTCATCCCTCCTATGCTATAGTAGAGAAAGTAGTCCATAAAAGCCATCAGCTACCCTTTCCCAAGTCGTCTAGCGTTTTTAGCAATCCTCTTGAGTTGATTTATTCAGATGTTTGGGGTCTCGCTCCTGTTGCTGGGGGTGGAAAGAAGTACTATGTAAGTTTTATTGATGCTTTCAGTAGGTTTACATGGATCTATTTTCTCAAGTATAAGTCTGAAGTTTTTCAGAAGTTTCAAGAGTTTCAGTGCCTTGTTGAGCGTATGtttaatagaaaaatcataTCCATGCAAACCGACTGGGGAGGCGAGTATCAAAAATTGAATAGCTTCTTTAATAAAATAGGCATCACACACCATGTTTCATGTCCACACACCCATCAACAAAATGGCTCAGCTGAACACAAACATCGACACATCGTTGAAGTTGGTCTTTCTGTTTTAGCCCATGCTTCTCTACCACTAAAATTCTGGGATGAGGCCTATCAATCTGGTGTTTATTTGATTAATCGCATGCCCACCAAGGTTCTTGGTTATTCCTCTCCTCTTGAATGTCTGTTTAAACAAACCCCTGATTATCAAGCCCTTAGAACCTTTGGGTGTGCCTGCTGGCCAAATCTTAAGCCATATAACTCTCATAAGATGCATTTCCGTTCTAAGAGATGCACTTTCCTTGGGTACAGTCCTCTTCATAAAGGCTTTAGGTGCTTAGATTCATCTACTGGACGCATTTATATTTCCCGTGATGTTGTCTTTGATGAGTCTGTTTTTCCTTTTGCCGAACTAAATCCAAATGCTGGAACCAATCTTCGTAAAGAAGTTAATCTTCTTCCTGCCGATATGCTTAACCCTGGGGATGTTCAGCTGAATGATCATGTGAACTATTACCCTACTGCTCCTGCTAATATGGTTGCTGCAGAAAATCCCGTGGAAAATACAGAAGAAAATCTCGCCAGCACTCGTGATGATGCAGCTGATTCCGATGGCAGCGACACAGGCACGATCTCCAACGCTGATCCAGCAGACGACGCAGCAGGTGACATGACCGCCAACCCCAATTTGCATGACAGTTCGACACATGAGAGCAACATCAGTGCGTCGGCTTCTCCTGTCAGCCAATCGTCCATCGCCACGGCACCAGAAGCCACACTTCCCAATCCGCAACAACACTAGCAGGCGCCGAGATCCTCTGCGCCCGGGGGAGAAGCGAGCCGTCCTGTCACACATCTTCAAAAAGGTATTCACAAAGAGAAAATTTATACCGATGGTACTGTTAAGTATGGCTGTCTTACTACCACCGGAGAACCTAGGGATTTACATGATGCTTTGCATGACACAAATTGGAAACATGCTATGGATGCAAAGTTCACAGCTTTATTGCATAATAAAACATGGCATTTAGTTCCTCCTCAAAAGGGAAGAAATATTATAGATTGTAAATGGGTCTATaagattaaaagaaaacaagatggtAGCCTTGATAGATATAAAGCTAGGCTAGTTGCTAAAGGTTTTAAACAAAGGTATGGGATAGATTATGAGGATACCTTTAGTCCTGTTGTTAAGGCAGCCACAATCAGAATTATTCTATCAATTGCTGTGTCTAGAGGTTGGACTCTAAGACAACTAGATGTGCAAAATGCCTTCCTTCATGGTATTCTTGAAGAAGAGGTATACATGAAACAACCACCTGGGTATGAAGATAAGGTCCATCCTGACTATGTGTGTAAGCTTGACAAAGCTCTCTATGGTTTAAAACAGGCACCTAGAGCATGGTATGCTAAGTTAAGTCAGAAGCTTCAACACCTTGGATTCCAAGGATCCAAGGCAGATacttctctattcttttataaTAAAGGGGGTCTGATAATTTTTGTGCTtgtttatgttgatgacataattGTTGCTAGCTCGAGACAGGATGCAGTTCCAGCTCTGCTAAAGGACCTACAAAAGGATTTTGCCTTGAAGGATCTAAGTGACTTACACTACTTTCTTGGCATAGAGGTAAACAAGGCATCTAGTGGCATTGTTCTAACCCAGGAAAAATATGTTACTGATCTACTAAGACGAGTTGGTATGACTGATTGTAAACCTGTTAGTACACCTTTGTCAACTACTGAGAAACTCACTTTGCATGAAGGAGATTTATTAGGTCCCAATTATGCATCTAATTACAGAAGTGTAGTAGGAGCACTCCAGTACTTAACTCTGACTAGACCAGACATTTACTTTCTAGTAAATAAGGTATGTCAGTTTCTACATGCTCCTACTACAGTTCATTGGGTTGTTGTGAAGAGAATATTAAGGTATTTAAAACAATGTACTAAACTTGGTTTAAAGATTAGTAAGTCAAAGTCTATGCTTGTTAGTGGATATTCAGATGCAGACTGGGCAGGAAATATAGGTGATAGAAGATCTACAGGAGGTTTTGCAGTATTTCTAGGGGATAATTTGATTTCCTGGAATGCAAAGAAACAACCTACTGTGTCAAGGTCTAGTACTGAATCAGAATACAAGGCCTTGGCTAATGCTACAGCAAAAATCATGTCGATACAAACTCTGTTAGAGGAACTCAGTGTGCCAAGTCCTCCAATGGCTCGACTGTGGTGTGATAATCTTGGTGCTAAATATTTATCATCTAACCCTGTCTTTCATGCTAGAACTAAGCATATTGAGGTTGACTATCATTTTGTACGTGAAAGAGTGCAACGAAAATTACTTGAAGTGGAGTTTGTTCCTACAGGTGATCAAGTGGCCGATGGATTTACAAAGGCGTTATCGGTAAGACAACTTGAAAATTTTAAGTACAATCTCAATCTAGGTAGGTTGTGATTGAGGGGGAGTATTAGATATAATCATGTGTAAGCATAACAACCTGGCCGTATCGATCTTATCTTAGCTGATAGATAATGATTGTAATTAGGATTAGTTAGAGAGATATTAGCCAAGGTTGTTATGATCCTGTAAAGCCATGTTGCCGGCTATTGGCAACCATATAAATATACGCGGGCGCACCAAGATCGGTGACGACACCGCTTCCTGCACCTCTGTTTCCTTTCTACTCCTCCTAAAGATGATAGGTTAAAAGAATTATCCTGGATCGCATTTCGAAGCATTCCGAAGCATCAACGACCAGGTCTTGAGAGAGCTGCTTAGTTAGGCACTTTGAGTTGTGATATATTAATTGAGCTTGGGCaggcatggccagatgtcttgGCAAGACAATATGTCTCCCGAGCCAT contains these protein-coding regions:
- the LOC127775020 gene encoding phospholipase A1-II 7, whose product is MSSSPMLGGIADRWRELHGQDSWNGLLDPLDLDLRSSILSYGELVQATYDSFNRERRSPHAGACVYGHGDLLAAAGASAAGSYAVTKFVYATSGLPVPEAFLLLPLPSLLPPAWSRESNWMGYVAVATDEGVAALGRRDIVVAWRGTVESLEWVNDFDFTPVPAAPVLGAAAAANPRAIVHRGFLSVYTSSNKDSKYNKASARDQVLEEVRRLMELYKDEVTSITVVGHSLGASLATLNAVDIVANGANCPPASSSSSQPPCPVTAIVFASPRVGDGFFKAAFASFPDLRALHVKNAGDVVPMYPPLGYVDVAVKLRISTSRSPYLRSPGTIETLHNLECYLHGVAGEQGSAGGFKLEVDRDVALANKGVDALKDKYPVPPRWWVSKNRCMVKDADGHWTLHDFEQI